Proteins encoded in a region of the Halioglobus maricola genome:
- a CDS encoding glycosyltransferase, translating to MATQQEIMKPRVAIVVVTYNRLNLLMDCLSALLNQDESFERLIVVDNCSTDGTRDWLASWSDEQGELVQHFLLEENSGGAGGFSSGLDIATKNGADWVWMMDDDAVPEPDALGQLLKVADDPQNIYGSLAVSGEQTAWLTTLVDEQCRVATSAGDVPAKARVQSLPFLGFLIHRKLVQSIGLPDPGFFIAADDVEYCVRAVNHGADIFIAGHSRIEHPASVPYPFKFFSIRLTCLRLPPWKRYYDTRNRLLIAKKHFGARLIIETIPGSFLRLVAALIHEPDKLKQTWAFLAGFWDGLWGTKGRRHEKWGILP from the coding sequence TTGGCCACGCAGCAGGAAATCATGAAGCCCAGAGTCGCCATAGTTGTGGTCACATATAATCGTCTCAATCTTCTCATGGATTGCCTGAGTGCTCTGCTCAACCAGGATGAGTCTTTTGAAAGGCTGATAGTTGTGGATAACTGTTCCACAGACGGCACACGTGATTGGTTGGCTAGCTGGTCGGATGAGCAGGGCGAACTGGTTCAGCACTTTTTGCTGGAGGAGAATTCGGGAGGCGCTGGGGGCTTCTCGTCAGGTCTGGATATAGCTACCAAGAACGGGGCGGATTGGGTCTGGATGATGGACGATGACGCGGTACCTGAACCCGACGCACTTGGGCAACTACTGAAGGTCGCGGATGACCCTCAGAACATTTATGGATCATTAGCAGTTTCCGGAGAGCAAACCGCATGGCTCACCACTCTAGTGGATGAACAATGCCGTGTTGCAACGTCGGCCGGCGATGTGCCTGCGAAGGCCCGAGTCCAATCGCTACCATTCCTAGGTTTTCTAATTCATCGCAAACTGGTTCAATCAATCGGCCTACCCGACCCTGGATTCTTTATTGCTGCCGATGATGTCGAGTACTGTGTCAGGGCGGTGAATCACGGTGCAGATATTTTCATTGCGGGACATAGCCGTATAGAGCACCCGGCCTCAGTACCCTACCCATTTAAGTTTTTTTCGATTCGCCTTACCTGTCTGCGACTTCCTCCATGGAAGCGCTACTACGATACTCGCAACCGATTGCTGATTGCGAAAAAGCACTTTGGAGCAAGGCTTATCATAGAGACCATACCTGGAAGCTTTCTTCGCCTCGTGGCTGCGCTAATCCACGAGCCTGATAAGCTCAAGCAAACATGGGCGTTTCTGGCGGGATTCTGGGATGGATTGTGGGGTACCAAGGGCCGCCGCCACGAGAAATGGGGTATTCTGCCCTGA